The Ipomoea triloba cultivar NCNSP0323 chromosome 14, ASM357664v1 region ACACACAATGATAAAaccaataaaaattaataaataaaatcccAATAGGAATCGCAGGACAGTGCAAAACAATCAACGTAACATCCAATATGTAGTCTGGAAACAGAACTGAAAAGCAGAAAGAAAATCTTTTAACACTCTACATACTGATCGAACTGGAATAATTAATACATTCCAGTTGGCccttcctttatttatttcaacAGGAAATTGATGGCATCTCTGTAGAAATCATATAATGAGAAAGTCAGGCCAGGCATGCATAAATTGTGCAATCAAGTtgggaaaataaatatatggaaATACTAATGaaaaaataccaattttggtcccacgactattaacaaaatgacaattttggtccacatgtttcatttctaccaattttggtcccacgactattgttttagtaccaattttcatcaacgactattgttttagtgtcaaaatttatTGCGCCGGTcaccatccgtttaaaacgtgcaaaaatctaaaattgttaagcgtattttcatcattttcaacttaatatctttatttgagtataaataaatggatttaagtcataaaatcgatcaaaattcacagttttcctcctcattttaccttaatttgaggaggtgaattgtgaattgtgatcgatcttatagcttaaatctctttattcatgctcaaattgggattttgagttgaaaaggacgaaaataccttaaaaaattttagatttcggcacgttttaaacggatgggtgactgGCGCGATGAACTTTAgcactaaaacagtagtcgtgggaccaaaattggtactaaacaatagtcgtgggaccaaaattggtagaaatgaaatggaccaaaattgttattttgctaatagtcgtgggaccaaaattggtatttgctcaaatactaattaaattaaagcaattaattaaaCTCACTGGTCATGAAGGAGGATAGATAGAGAGCTGAAATCCACCACCCTTTTGATTGTGTATTTCACGAGCAGAATTAACGGCCTTTTTGTTTGTCAGAAATAATTCCATCATCTTAAGACTCTGAACTTCACAAAAGGCATATGGAACACCTTCAAGCATGGTGCAGTGTATGAGGATTAGACATTCTAGTACCGGAAAAGTCGCATTTGAAACTGCCCAAGATACTAAATCACTTCTTCCAATTTTCAAATATTGCAACCTTTTGAAAACCACATTGCTTAGATCACAGTACTCTCCTCTAAATGCATTGTCCTCCAACTTTAGGACCTCAAGCTCATCCAACCAACCCAATGTACTCAAGTCCTTCCATTCAAATGCTGTGTTCGACAGAGTCATCTTTCTTAACCTGGGTGGAAATTTTTCAGCACTAGGAAATCTGATCCGCAAAATGCCGTGGAGATCATTATTTATCAGCTTCAGATTTTCCAGGTGATGCAATTTTTGAAGATTGTCAAACAAACTCATTCCTCCCTTGCTTTCTAGAAGCCCAACTAAATTCCCACGAATTCCCAACTTTTGAAGATCCCGGGTCTTGTCGAAAATTTCCTCTGTGCAACTTGAAGGTGATATGGTACAAAGCGTCTTTAAGTCTATACTTCCTGAGCTTTTCATGCTATCTTTTGGAGAAGGAGCAGGCAGCTGCATGGAAGCGTTGCAGTACACATGCCTTAGTTTACGCATACTCCATATCTCTGCCTTAACTTCAAGACTATATTGTGTAGTGTTCAACACAAGTGTCTCCAAGTTCCAAAGATTATTGAAGAGCTTCGGGAGGATTTTTAATTCAGTTGATATTGCAAGGAATCTCAGATGGTAGAGGAGAAAGAATTCTTTTGGCAGCGAGCTGAATTTCATTAATTCAACATCCATCACCCTAAGAAGAGGAAAGGATTTTGGAATGGCTGCCAAGCACTCATTCGGAATATCTAGTTTTATGGAGCAAGATAAGAAAGAGCGGACGTGCTCATTAGATTGCCTGTTTCCTGACCTCAACAGCTCCAAAATGTTTGAGTGGACACAAATACGACGAGTGATATTGTTTATCTCAAATTTAGCTCCATCCATTTCCTGAAACAGGTTCTTTTTGGTAGCTTCAGTTCTACAAAACTCGTGCAATGTGTCATGAATGCGACACGTTTTTATTTGGCCATCTGCTCTTCTTTTTACAACCATCAGGAATTTCCTATCAACAAGATCTTCCAAATACTTCTGGGCCGTATGCTCTAAATCAGAGGTGTATCCACCCTCCATTAGTGGAATGAATCCTTCAGCTATCCACAAACTAATCAGTTTCCAGGCAGCGATTTCATGTCCTCTAGGAAAAGTTGCAAGGTACAGGAAGCAATCTTTCGAGTAAGATGGCAACTGATCATAACTCAACTTTACTAGGTCATTGTAAGTATGATTTTCTCGATTAATTACTTGGAAGGGATCTTCAGCTAGGCGTTTCCATTCACTAGCTGAGGAGTCCTTACTACGTAG contains the following coding sequences:
- the LOC116004834 gene encoding putative late blight resistance protein homolog R1A-3 encodes the protein MDVADAFIGELLDRLVQVAEENTWLVLGIKDEIFNLVDDLKLLKANLKKASEHESANHVLKDVVDKILNVVSDAEDAICKYSMEKRKHTVKGIFSLGFAKEIQSIRGKVKQIQQDHAQAFQALIYKPDRGGTFMEQLVDRLVQVFEENASLIIGIKDEIEELVSEVTALNAYLKQASKSQSANDNVVLRHMLEIVRNVLFDAEDMIDIYVVERKKHKDKGVLRCLETLDYYAKVKDYARGIHALTSRVRKIRQDCPQDLQDLIDNPNPYRAPAVERMALTPAVVEEEDVVGLDNEVKIIKNRLLGGSKDLTVISIEGMAGLGKTTLTQMVFRDLDIEYEFVGRFWVYVSRTCNRKQIFLNILRNFTKKTEDLHNMSEEHLADKIRESLRDIKYLVVIDDIWTVQDWECLKIAFAKNGKGSRVLVTTQNARVASHIDSNGSPHQLTFLSNDESWELLEKKVFRTERCPPHLEYLGRYIAQKCNGLPLAVVVIAGVLRSKDSSASEWKRLAEDPFQVINRENHTYNDLVKLSYDQLPSYSKDCFLYLATFPRGHEIAAWKLISLWIAEGFIPLMEGGYTSDLEHTAQKYLEDLVDRKFLMVVKRRADGQIKTCRIHDTLHEFCRTEATKKNLFQEMDGAKFEINNITRRICVHSNILELLRSGNRQSNEHVRSFLSCSIKLDIPNECLAAIPKSFPLLRVMDVELMKFSSLPKEFFLLYHLRFLAISTELKILPKLFNNLWNLETLVLNTTQYSLEVKAEIWSMRKLRHVYCNASMQLPAPSPKDSMKSSGSIDLKTLCTISPSSCTEEIFDKTRDLQKLGIRGNLVGLLESKGGMSLFDNLQKLHHLENLKLINNDLHGILRIRFPSAEKFPPRLRKMTLSNTAFEWKDLSTLGWLDELEVLKLEDNAFRGEYCDLSNVVFKRLQYLKIGRSDLVSWAVSNATFPVLECLILIHCTMLEGVPYAFCEVQSLKMMELFLTNKKAVNSAREIHNQKGGGFQLSIYPPS